The genomic segment TGGGAGACATCGCCGTCGATGGCAAGAAGTTCAACAACGGAATCACCGGATTGAGCGCACTGGTCCCTCGGGGTGCCCAGCCCGGCGTCCCCACATTCACGGATGAAGACGTGGAGAACACGTCTGATAAGGACCTGAAGGAGTTGCGCAAGAAGATGGGCAAATTGGAGCTCTATGAGAAATGGAGCCCGCAAGGTACGTCAGGCATGGTGTGTTTATCTTTGATTGTAGTTGCTCACATAGTCCCAGACATCAAGATTTGTCCCTTGCGCATCTACGCTGCCACTTTCCATCCTACAGAGGACAAACCCCTGGTATTCGCCGGTGATAAGGAAGGCGCTCTAGGTGTTTTCGACGCCTCTCAGGATGGCCCCCCGGAGAACGATGATGACGAAGACGCCTGGTTCGACCCCAAGATTGGTGCCTACAAAATCCACACCAGAACGATTACGACCATCATCGTTTCTCCGTTCGAGCAGCAAAAGGTTTACACGTCCTCATACGACTCTACCGTCCGTGTGCTAGATTTAGAAAAGGACGTTTGTTTGCCCGTCTGGGAGCCCGAGGACAAGAATGAAGATATCCCCCTGTCTGCCATTGATATCCCTCTAACAGATAAGAACATTATCTATTTCTCCACTCTCAATGGCGCCGTTGGAAAGGTCGACATCCGCGACCCCAAGTCCACAGAGATGTGGCAGTTGTCCGACAACAAGATTGGAGGCTTCTCTCTGAACCCGCGCGAGCCGCACCTTCTGACCACGGCGTCTCTCGACAGAACGGTCAAGATCTGGGATTTGCGGAAGGTCACCGGCAAGGGAGATATGAGACACCCTGCCATGCTCTACGAGCACAACTCCCGCCTATCAGTCTCTCACGCGTCATGGAGTCCCGGCGGCCACATTGCCACGTCTTCGTACGATGACACCATCAAAATTTACGACTGGGCAGACCATGCCGACTGGGACAAGTCCACCGAGATGGAGCCGAAGCATATTGTAAAGCACAACAATCAGACTGGCCGTTGGGTGACCATCCTCAAGCCCCAGTGGCAAAAGCGCCCGAAGGACGGCATCCAGAAATTTGTGATTGGGAACATGAACCGTTTCGTCGACGTGTACGCCGCCAATGGCGAGCAACTTGCGCAGTTAGGTGGAGACGGCATCTCGGCTGTCCCCGCTGTCGCTCACTTCCATCCGACGATGGACTGGGTGGCCGGTGGTACGGCAAGTGGAAAGCTGTGCTTGTGGCAGTAAGCCTGGAGGTATTGATGCGGGACCGCTGGGATTTCGTGTACATTGGATGGCCTTCTTGGCGCCGGGGAGGAACAGGAGTTGGCATGTCATTTTGCGCGGCGTTAGGGGACAGGAGGTCATTACTGCTGTGGCGGATGCTTCAGGCCGCCAacaatataaatattttctGGAGGGTTCTGGAAGATGGAATACTTGAGCTTGTCTACGATCCAGGCAGACGCCATCAGCCCCATGCGGTTACGGTGGTCAGGGTAGTCCTGAACGCTGTTATGCGGCTTGGAAACCGTCTATAAGATCTCGGCCAGGTGTTGTTTGGATAACGCTGGGGCATTTCGGACAAAGTACTGGATAAAAGAGTTCTTGTTTACATTGCTTTGGCTGGTGAACGTTTGCCGTTGAACAGACTGCCTGCCCGCCATAAAGGTGCATACCTGCAGTACCCATTTGTGTCATGATGTGACAGCCCAGGAGTGAAAGCAATACACACCCGTATCTCATTATCGCTGAAGACACAAGGAAACAAAAGGCGAATTGTCGAAAATAATATGGAAAACAGCCCGTCTGGATGAAGTACTGGATGGGTGAAGCTGTCTTGGGTGGGACATGGCCACTGTTTCAAGCATTCGCTGCTTGCTACCTACGAAGGTGATTGACACTACGATCCTGTGGGGAGAGGTATCAGGAGGCCCACAGTATACCAAACAGACTTTATCCTTGGTCTTGATCAGTCTTCTATTATGGGCCTTAGTACTCAGGTTGGTCGTGCAGTTCTAACAAGTGATCAGTCATGCTGCTGCGGGATGTAGTTAGCAGAGGTCTACTTCCATTCGCGGCCTCCATCATACTTCCTCTTATCAATGCACGGAAGTCTTATTTCTGGTATTATGGAATTCAAGACGGATCTCAGAGCCTGATTGAAGTTGGAATGGTGACTTGTCCAGCCAGCCTTTGGCTTTCCACTGCGTGATTATTTGTGAAACTTCGGAATGGTGAGTAGGAGCCTGGGTCATCGCTAGTATCTGGTTTTCAAGAATTGTCTGTAGTTTACAAGTATGAAGATGAATTCTATTGTACTTGAGACGATTCTTGCCCATTAAAACATATCTCAGACGTAAATTGGCGTTGTATCGAGTTTTCCCGTGTACTTCACGTAGGTTCTAATTTGAAGCTACATTGAGCAAATTGCTTTGTGTCAGTTACCACCACGACAAAATCCTCTACAAGTATAAATAG from the Colletotrichum lupini chromosome 3, complete sequence genome contains:
- a CDS encoding WD domain-containing protein, with protein sequence MARTKVKAEEEQGMSAFEKMRLANIAKNKTMLDDLAKASNKIMPPKPKPAPKSRSTPVKKEPVAPTGPVRRSARVAGFDADNETLKRKYEVEVEEKAAQEKAKRTRIGGNLSLGDIAVDGKKFNNGITGLSALVPRGAQPGVPTFTDEDVENTSDKDLKELRKKMGKLELYEKWSPQGTSGMVCLSLIVVAHIVPDIKICPLRIYAATFHPTEDKPLVFAGDKEGALGVFDASQDGPPENDDDEDAWFDPKIGAYKIHTRTITTIIVSPFEQQKVYTSSYDSTVRVLDLEKDVCLPVWEPEDKNEDIPLSAIDIPLTDKNIIYFSTLNGAVGKVDIRDPKSTEMWQLSDNKIGGFSLNPREPHLLTTASLDRTVKIWDLRKVTGKGDMRHPAMLYEHNSRLSVSHASWSPGGHIATSSYDDTIKIYDWADHADWDKSTEMEPKHIVKHNNQTGRWVTILKPQWQKRPKDGIQKFVIGNMNRFVDVYAANGEQLAQLGGDGISAVPAVAHFHPTMDWVAGGTASGKLCLWQ